In Microbacterium enclense, one genomic interval encodes:
- a CDS encoding helix-turn-helix domain containing protein: MRHVPRSYQSPKRQAEAAATRANIVDTAARLFVRDGYVATSIKAIAAEAGVSIPTVHLNGPKHALLIAAFERTFAGDEGRHSLTERPELAAIMSEPDTDLAIGRYVDFLIEANQRSAAIVRAMLAAADGDAEVRAAYLDLEMRRHRDMTIAAGWFLQRDRIRIDQLALAADVLGLLTGPDPWTHFTVARGWDIDAYRSWLTAQLLHLSDNLA; this comes from the coding sequence GTGAGGCACGTGCCCCGCAGCTATCAGTCCCCCAAGCGACAGGCCGAGGCCGCCGCCACGCGCGCGAACATCGTCGACACGGCGGCCCGGCTCTTCGTCCGCGACGGCTACGTCGCCACCTCGATCAAGGCCATCGCGGCCGAGGCGGGGGTCTCGATCCCGACGGTGCACCTGAACGGCCCGAAGCACGCCCTTCTCATCGCCGCCTTCGAGCGGACCTTCGCGGGCGACGAGGGCCGGCACTCGCTCACCGAGCGTCCCGAGCTCGCGGCCATCATGAGCGAGCCCGACACCGACCTTGCGATCGGCCGGTACGTCGACTTCCTGATCGAGGCCAATCAGCGATCGGCGGCGATCGTGCGGGCTATGCTCGCCGCGGCCGACGGCGACGCCGAGGTGCGCGCTGCCTATCTCGACCTCGAGATGCGCCGCCACCGCGACATGACGATCGCGGCGGGCTGGTTCCTTCAGCGCGACCGCATCCGCATCGACCAGCTCGCTCTCGCGGCCGACGTGCTCGGCCTCCTCACCGGCCCCGACCCGTGGACGCACTTCACCGTCGCCCGCGGGTGGGATATCGACGCCTATCGGTCGTGGCTGACCGCGCAGCTGCTCCACCTCTCCGACAACCTCGCCTGA
- a CDS encoding HAMP domain-containing sensor histidine kinase: MAPVPIVDLRGSPRGRRAAFAQTQLPFALGLVYVAVVVGIIDSSLLATTTSIAGFSLGVAATVLAGFVPWEKFSPTWLLVVAVLDVVAVALIRADVVQVLPGATLLAVFPLVWASYSFGWAGISLAVVGSAFIVTFRFLSEGSAPQTEVEWANTVTLPLAIVAFAVTAFLAARRLQRRERQLAQATRAQLKALSDAHDAEALVSGVLDTVAAGVAFFDDQGRLKVANAAAHEIAEAAGFRLDEPPYAGEDILGADRVTRIPADEQFIPKALRGEVIRGHLAWLGSPEAQMAVLASANQLRRQDGSVQGTVVVAYDVTELADAIEVREQFLRTVSHELRTPLTGVTGFLALIDEAIGDDDPKVRRYIDVVTRRADDLLDRITDLVSATGCDRDLRFGEVDLREIVDAAARRIEKLADAESSSVQILSACRARIRADREQLENAIAEVLTNAVKFGEPASRVEVSFCEQNERVRIAVANDGPGLSYGEQRRVFDRFYRTAHARSRAVQGFGLGLTRVRAIVNAHEGRVLIDSEPGGRTTVTLDLPVAPRVPAEAS; the protein is encoded by the coding sequence GTGGCACCCGTGCCCATCGTCGATCTGAGAGGGAGCCCGAGAGGGCGTCGTGCGGCCTTCGCGCAGACGCAGCTTCCCTTCGCTCTCGGCCTCGTCTACGTGGCCGTCGTCGTCGGGATCATCGACTCGTCCCTGCTGGCCACGACGACGTCGATCGCCGGCTTCTCCCTGGGCGTCGCGGCGACCGTGTTGGCGGGCTTCGTCCCGTGGGAGAAGTTCTCTCCCACGTGGCTGCTGGTCGTGGCGGTTCTCGATGTGGTCGCCGTCGCGCTGATTCGAGCGGACGTCGTGCAAGTGCTCCCGGGGGCGACGCTGCTGGCCGTCTTCCCCCTGGTCTGGGCGTCCTATTCCTTCGGTTGGGCCGGCATTTCTCTCGCCGTCGTCGGGTCGGCGTTCATCGTCACCTTTCGCTTCCTTTCCGAGGGGTCCGCGCCGCAGACGGAGGTGGAGTGGGCGAACACGGTCACTCTCCCGTTGGCCATCGTCGCGTTCGCGGTCACGGCCTTCCTCGCGGCGCGGCGGCTGCAGCGCCGCGAGCGGCAGCTGGCGCAGGCGACTCGAGCGCAGCTGAAGGCGCTCTCCGACGCGCACGACGCCGAGGCTCTCGTCTCCGGCGTGCTCGACACCGTGGCCGCGGGCGTGGCGTTCTTCGACGATCAGGGCCGCCTGAAGGTCGCCAACGCGGCCGCTCACGAGATAGCGGAGGCGGCGGGGTTCCGCCTGGACGAGCCGCCGTACGCGGGGGAGGACATCCTCGGCGCAGACAGGGTCACGCGCATTCCGGCCGACGAGCAGTTCATCCCGAAAGCACTGCGCGGCGAGGTGATCCGCGGGCATCTCGCCTGGCTCGGGTCGCCCGAGGCGCAGATGGCGGTCCTTGCCTCCGCGAACCAGCTGCGTCGGCAGGACGGATCCGTGCAGGGGACCGTGGTCGTCGCCTACGACGTCACCGAGCTCGCCGATGCGATCGAGGTGCGCGAGCAGTTCCTGCGCACGGTCTCCCACGAGCTGCGGACCCCGCTGACCGGCGTGACCGGCTTCCTGGCGCTCATCGACGAAGCCATCGGAGACGATGATCCGAAGGTGCGACGCTACATCGACGTCGTCACCCGACGCGCCGACGACCTCCTCGATCGCATCACCGACCTCGTCTCCGCGACAGGCTGCGACCGGGATCTCCGTTTCGGAGAGGTCGACCTCCGGGAGATCGTGGATGCCGCGGCGCGGCGCATCGAGAAGTTGGCCGACGCGGAGTCCTCTTCCGTGCAGATTCTGAGCGCGTGTCGAGCGCGGATCCGCGCGGATCGCGAGCAGCTGGAGAATGCGATCGCGGAGGTTCTGACGAATGCCGTCAAGTTCGGCGAACCCGCTTCCCGGGTCGAGGTGTCCTTCTGCGAGCAGAACGAGCGGGTCCGGATCGCCGTCGCCAACGACGGGCCGGGCCTCTCCTATGGGGAGCAGCGGCGGGTCTTCGACCGCTTCTACCGCACCGCTCATGCACGCTCCCGTGCGGTGCAGGGATTCGGGCTGGGGCTGACTCGCGTGCGTGCCATCGTGAACGCTCACGAGGGGCGCGTCCTCATCGACAGTGAGCCCGGCGGGCGGACGACCGTGACGCTCGATCTTCCGGTCGCGCCCCGCGTGCCGGCGGAGGCGAGCTGA
- a CDS encoding MFS transporter, whose product MTDARAATTASTRTGSHKTPERSPWPALWALVIGFFMILVDTTIVSVANPAIKAALDPNTNNLDNVVWVTSAYLLTYAVPLLITGRLGDRFGPKNVYLTGLAIFTLASLACGLAPTLEVLIVARAVQGLGAALMTPQTMAVITRTFPPQNRGAAIGLWGATAGVATLVGPLAGGLLVDGLGWEWIFFINIPVGIIGFIAALVLVPQLPRTAHKFDILGVLLSAVGLFLIVFGLQEGEHFSWAAWIWAMVVAGVVVMGVFVWTQARNKGEPLVPLDLFRDRNFSIANLAIAAVGFTVTSMALPQMFYLQLARGLTPTESALLLIPLAILSGVLAPFAGKLLDRTDPRFLLVPGLLLVGGSLGLYTALILNDAPIWAFLIPAAFMGVGNAGMWGPLATTATRNLPPRQAGAGAGIYNTTRTVGSVIGSASIAAFMQARLEANLPGAADAGASFGSGTLPPQVVGGFSEAMGQSLLLPIAVIAVGLVAVLFMRRPSMIRPHGAPRDAVPTAPTQAAPAAAGE is encoded by the coding sequence ATGACCGACGCTCGCGCCGCCACCACGGCATCCACTCGCACCGGGTCTCACAAGACCCCCGAACGCAGCCCCTGGCCCGCCCTCTGGGCGCTGGTCATCGGGTTCTTCATGATCCTGGTCGACACCACGATCGTCTCGGTGGCCAACCCCGCCATCAAGGCCGCCCTCGATCCGAACACGAACAACCTCGACAACGTCGTGTGGGTCACCAGTGCCTACCTGCTGACGTACGCCGTGCCGCTGCTGATCACCGGTCGTCTCGGTGACCGCTTCGGCCCGAAGAACGTCTACCTCACGGGCCTCGCGATCTTCACGCTCGCCTCCCTCGCGTGCGGCCTGGCCCCGACGCTCGAGGTGCTCATCGTCGCCCGTGCCGTGCAGGGGCTCGGGGCCGCCCTGATGACCCCGCAGACCATGGCGGTCATCACCCGCACCTTCCCGCCGCAGAACCGCGGTGCGGCCATAGGGCTGTGGGGCGCCACCGCGGGTGTCGCCACCCTCGTCGGTCCCCTCGCCGGCGGTCTGCTCGTCGACGGTCTCGGGTGGGAGTGGATCTTCTTCATCAACATCCCGGTCGGCATCATCGGCTTCATCGCCGCGCTGGTCCTCGTGCCGCAGCTGCCCCGCACCGCCCACAAGTTCGACATCCTCGGCGTGCTGCTCAGTGCGGTCGGCCTCTTCCTCATCGTCTTCGGTCTCCAGGAGGGCGAGCACTTCTCGTGGGCCGCGTGGATCTGGGCCATGGTCGTCGCCGGCGTGGTGGTCATGGGTGTCTTCGTCTGGACGCAGGCGCGCAACAAGGGAGAGCCGCTCGTGCCGCTCGACCTCTTCCGCGATCGCAACTTCTCGATCGCCAACCTCGCGATCGCCGCGGTGGGCTTCACGGTGACGAGCATGGCCCTGCCGCAGATGTTCTACCTGCAGCTCGCGCGGGGTCTCACCCCGACGGAATCCGCGCTGCTGCTCATCCCCCTCGCCATCCTCTCCGGTGTGCTCGCGCCGTTCGCCGGCAAGCTCCTCGACCGCACCGACCCGCGGTTCCTGCTGGTGCCGGGTCTGCTCCTCGTCGGTGGGTCGCTCGGCTTGTACACCGCGCTCATCCTGAACGACGCGCCGATCTGGGCGTTCCTCATCCCGGCGGCGTTCATGGGTGTCGGCAACGCGGGGATGTGGGGTCCGCTCGCGACCACCGCGACGCGCAACCTCCCGCCGCGGCAGGCGGGTGCCGGCGCCGGCATCTACAACACCACCCGCACCGTCGGGTCGGTGATCGGGTCGGCATCCATCGCGGCCTTCATGCAGGCACGTCTCGAGGCGAACCTGCCGGGGGCTGCGGATGCCGGGGCGAGCTTCGGCTCCGGAACGCTGCCGCCGCAGGTCGTCGGCGGATTCTCGGAGGCCATGGGACAGTCGCTGCTCCTGCCGATCGCGGTCATCGCCGTGGGCCTCGTGGCGGTGCTGTTCATGCGCCGCCCCTCGATGATCCGTCCGCACGGAGCTCCGCGCGACGCCGTTCCGACCGCGCCGACGCAGGCTGCTCCCGCCGCCGCGGGGGAGTAG
- a CDS encoding PadR family transcriptional regulator: protein MPEPARLTPLAVMILATLRESDMHPYELIRLLKERRDDRLVSLQKGTIYHTVARLERDGLLAEVGVDRDGNRPERTTYTLLDAGRQAVEDWVRAELPQVDRASDFRVALSEAHNLERDEVVALLDQRRALLVASADEHRAGLERAAGRRTPEQFLVELQRQTALLDAELAWQDSLRARLADRSLAWGVDEIPEHIKNKHRVSKETVA from the coding sequence ATGCCGGAGCCCGCGCGTCTCACGCCGCTCGCCGTCATGATCCTCGCCACCCTGCGCGAGTCCGACATGCACCCGTACGAGCTCATCCGGCTGCTCAAGGAGCGCCGTGACGATCGGCTCGTGTCGCTGCAGAAGGGCACGATCTACCACACGGTCGCGCGCCTCGAGCGCGACGGCCTCCTGGCCGAGGTCGGTGTGGACCGCGATGGCAACCGTCCCGAGCGGACGACCTACACGCTCCTGGATGCCGGCCGCCAGGCGGTCGAGGACTGGGTGCGCGCCGAGCTTCCCCAGGTCGATCGGGCGAGCGACTTCCGCGTCGCGCTGTCCGAGGCCCACAACCTCGAGCGCGACGAGGTCGTCGCCCTGCTCGACCAGCGCCGTGCGCTTCTCGTCGCATCCGCCGACGAACATCGCGCGGGTCTCGAGCGGGCGGCGGGTCGCCGCACCCCCGAACAGTTCCTCGTCGAACTGCAGCGGCAGACAGCTCTTCTCGACGCCGAACTCGCGTGGCAGGACTCCCTGCGCGCGCGCCTCGCCGACCGCTCCCTCGCCTGGGGCGTCGACGAGATCCCCGAACACATCAAGAACAAGCACCGCGTCTCAAAGGAGACAGTCGCATGA